A genomic segment from Synchiropus splendidus isolate RoL2022-P1 chromosome 18, RoL_Sspl_1.0, whole genome shotgun sequence encodes:
- the tktb gene encoding transketolase-like protein 2: protein MTSYHKPDEKTLQGLKDVANKLRINSIKATCASNSGHPTSCCSAAELMSVLFFHTMRYKADDPRNQCNDRFVLSKGHAAPVLYAAWAEAGFVKETDLLNLRKIDCDLEGHPTPKLAFVDVATGSLGQGLGAACGMAYTGKNFDKASYRVYCMLGDGECSEGSVWEAMAFASHYQLDNLVAIMDVNRLGQSEPAPLKHDMETYRKRCEAFGWNTYVVDGHDVEELCKAFWQAQQVKGKPTCIVAKTFKGKGLKNIEDLDNWHGKPIPKDRVDEILKDLQSLIQVPNKTLCPEIPTDDAAAADLSPIKLVAPPAYNKGDKMATRRAYGVALAKLGQASQRVVALDGDTKNSTFSETFKKAFPDRYIECFIAEQNMVGVAIGCATRDRTVAFASTFAAFLSRAYDQIRMGAISQSNVNLVGSHCGVSIGEDGPSQMALEDLAMFRAIPTCTVFYPSDAVSTERAVELAANTKGICFIRTSRPDTAVIYAQDEKFEIGVAKVVRQSDSDHVTVVGAGVTLHEALAAADMLAKEGKNIRVIDPFTIKPLDAETILAAARATGGRIITVEDHYKEGGLGEAVLSAVGLEPGVIVTRLAVSGVPRSGKPQELLDLFGISAKHIAAAVRTTFAN, encoded by the exons TCACCCCACATCATGTTGCAGTGCTGCAGAGCTCATGTCTGTGCTCTTCTTTCACACCATGCGCTACAAAGCGGATGATCCTCGCAACCAGTGCAACGACCGCTTTGTCCTGTCCAAG GGCCATGCTGCTCCAGTCCTGTATGCTGCCTGGGCAGAGGCAGGTTTTGTGAAGGAAACCGACCTCCTGAATCTGCGTAAAATTGACTGTGACTTGGAGGGCCATCCAACACCA AAACTTGCATTTGTTGATGTTGCCACTGGATCCCTTGGTCAAGGGCTTGGTGCTGCTTGTGGAATGGCATACACCGGGAAGAACTTTGACAAagccag TTACAGAGTCTACTGCATGCTGGGTGATGGTGAGTGTTCAGAGGGCTCAGTCTGGGAAGCCATGGCCTTTGCTTCTCACTATCAGCTGGACAACCTGGTTGCCATCATGGATGTCAATCGTCTTGGTCAGAGTGAGCCTGCACCCCTGAAACATGACATGGAAACCTACCGCAAACGCTGCGAAGCCTTTGG GTGGAACACATACGTGGTAGACGGTCATGATGTCGAGGAGCTGTGCAAGGCATTTTGGCAAGCTCAGCAGGTTAAAGGAAAACCCACTTGCATTGTTGCAAAGACATTCAAAGGCAAAGGCCTGAAAA ATATTGAGGATCTTGATAACTGGCATGGAAAACCCATCCCCAAGGACAGAGTTGATGAAATTCTGAAGGACTTGCAGTCGCTCATTCAGGTCCCCAACAAGACTCTCTGCCCAGAGATTCCCACTGATGACGCAGCAGCTGCAGACTTGAGTCCGATCAAACTGGTGGCTCCTCCTGCCTACAATAAAGGAGACAAG ATGGCAACACGTCGTGCCTACGGTGTTGCTTTGGCTAAACTGGGTCAGGCCAGCCAGAGAGTGGTGGCACTTGATGGAGATACCAAGAACTCTACATTCTCTGAGACCTTCAAAAAGGCGTTTCCTGATCGCTACATAGAGTGCTTCATCGCTGAGCAGAACATG GTTGGAGTCGCGATTGGCTGTGCCACCCGTGACCGCACGGTTGCTTTTGCCAGTACCTTTGCTGCCTTCTTGTCCAGAGCTTATGACCAGATTCGTATGGGAGCCATCTCTCAGTCTAATGTCAATCTCGTTGGGTCTCACTGTGGAGTCTCCATTG GTGAGGATGGTCCATCCCAAATGGCTCTTGAGGACCTGGCCATGTTCCGTGCTATCCCTACATGCACAGTGTTCTACCCCAGTGACGCTGTGTCAACAGAGAGGGCAGTAGAGTTGGCAGCAAACACCAAG GGAATCTGTTTCATCCGCACCAGCAGACCAGACACTGCTGTGATCTACGCCCAAGACGAGAAGTTTGAAATTGGTGTTGCCAAG GTTGTGCGTCAGTCAGACAGCGATCATGTGACAGTGGTTGGAGCTGGTGTCACTCTACACGAGGCTCTCGCTGCTGCTGACATGCTGGCTAAGGAAG gtAAAAACATTCGTGTCATTGATCCTTTCACCATCAAGCCGCTGGACGCTGAAACCATTCTGGCGGCTGCCAGAGCCACTGGAGGGCGCATCATTACAGTGGAGGACCACTACAAAGAGG GTGGTCTTGGTGAGGCTGTGTTATCGGCAGTGGGCTTGGAGCCTGGTGTCATTGTGACCAGGCTGGCGGTGAGTGGAGTTCCTCGCAGCGGAAAGCCTCAAGAACTTCTGGACCTCTTTGGCATCAGTGCCAAACACATCGCTGCTGCCGTGCGCACCACTTTTGCTAACTAA